A stretch of DNA from Nonlabens ponticola:
AAGTTAAAAAGGGCGAGGTTCTAGGCATCATAGGTAAGAACGGTGCTGGCAAATCTACCTTACTCAAAATTCTTTCCCGAGTGACAAGCCCTACTACTGGCAGCATAAAAACCAAAGGCCGTATAGCAAGTTTATTAGAGGTAGGAACTGGTTTTCACCCAGAATTGACAGGTCGTGAAAACATTTATTTGAACGGTGCTATCCTAGGAATGAATAAAGCAGAAATTTCAACAAAAATAGATGAAATCGTTGCCTTCTCAGGCTGTGAAATGTACATAGATACGCCGACTAAGCGTTACAGTAGCGGTATGACCGTCAGATTGGCCTTTGCGGTTGCGGCGTTTCTTGAACCAGACATACTAGTTGTAGATGAGGTTTTAGCAGTAGGTGATGCAGAGTTTCAAAAGAAGGCGATCGGTAAAATGCAGGATATTTCTAGCGGTGATGGACGTACCGTATTATTTGTAAGCCACAATATGGCTAGCGTTCAAAGTCTATGTACTAGAGGCATGATTCTTGAAAATGGATATGTATCCTTCTCTGGAAATATAGAAGAGTGTGTAGATAAGTATATCAATTCTTCAAGTCAAACGTTCTCTAGGGTAGATCTTGCTAGTAGAGATGGAATAGAAGTGTTAGATGTGTATATCAAAGATTTTCAACTTTTAAATCAGGAATCAAAGCCTGTGGAAACGGTGACGATTTCACAACCTGTAGGTTTTCAATTTGTGATTCCATCAAAACGAGAGATTGACATTACATCTCGCATTACAATCTTTGACTCATTTGATCAACGTCTTTTGGTATTTGACTCAGACCATAGTAATGATCGATTTTATCTCAAACCAGGCGAGAATGTTGTTGAAGCAAGCTTACCAGCAGGTTTAGAACTTAAACCAGGTAATTACTATATAAACATTTCTATAAGGCATACTAACGAGTATCTAGATAGCTACATTAGGGTTTTGGAATTTGAAATTCAAGAAGAAGACTATTTTAATTCAAAAAAGCCTATTTCAGGAAATCTACCATTAGTGCTCAAAAAGAGCAACTGGAAATTATCTTAAGCTTACAACTAATAATTTCTTTACAATTTGGATTTGGATAAGGAATACGAACTGCTTAGCAATAATACTGTTACTCACAACGGTAAAGAATACAGCTGCAGGACATTTAGTTTAGGTGATGTGATTTATAAAAAGGGAACCAATCCTATTTGCTTTAATGAAAATAGGTTTTTAAAAAAACTATCAAATTGTAAAAATTTCCCCAATGTTATAAATTTTGAGCAAGGCATTGAAGAATCTAGCATTACAATAAACTTTGTCAAAGGGCAGCCTCTAGAAGATGAAATCAAGGGCAGCCATTATTTATCACATGCTCAAATTTGCCAAATTTTAGGCGGTTGCCTAGATATATTAATGCAGCTCGCACGGTATCAAATTATCCATAGAGATATCAGACCAGACAATATTATAATATCAAAAAATAAAGAACAATACATTCCTGTTCTCATCGATTTTGGTTGGGGTAAATATGTACAAGAGCAAGATGTAATAACACCATCTTATCTGGGTGATATGCAGCGATTTCCTGGTACGCTTTTTAATGATAGCTATTCAATGGGATATTGTTTGATACCACTTAAAAGAACTGAGGCGTTGACTGAGCTCGTAAATAAATTCATGATGGTTGATCCAATTACGGATAAAAATTTTAATCATGTCACACTGGTATTGAATGATCTAAAACAGGATCTTAAACATTATGAATCTAAAAAGATACAGGAGCAGTTCTATCTATGGTTTGAGTTTTTGAAAAAGCGCATTTCAGAGTCAAGAATAGGAGCAGCTTACAGGAAATCAATCACGAAAGAAGTCATTCATGATTAAAGAAGATACTAGTGAGAAAATGGAGCATGCGCTTGCGATCGTAATACCCTACTACAAAAAAGATTTTTTCAATGAATGTTTAAATTCTTTAAAAAATCAAACAAATAAAGATTTTAATCTGTACGTTGGAGATGATGCATCACCAGATGATCCTATTGAAGTCCTAAAACAATTTAAAGACGATCTAGATGTTAAGTATGTGCGTTTTGATAATAATCTAGGATCGATTTCTTTGACTTCACAATGGATGCGTTGTCTAACCATGACATTAGATGAGCCATGGATAATGATATTGTGTGATGATGATTTACTATCACCAACTGTGGTAGATCAGTTTTATTTCCATAGACAACAAATAGAGAAGCATAATATTCAGGTAGTAAAATATGCTACTCAAGTAATAGATGGTAAAGGAGAACCCATCAGTAAAGTATATAAGCATCCTAGAATACAGCCTTATTCGAGAGTATTTGAAGAGCGTTTTTTTAAGGATGGACGCAGTTCTTTATCAGAGCATATGTTTACTCGTGGAGCTTATGAAAAACACGGTTTTAGAGACGTACCACTAGCTTGGCATGCAGATGATTATGCCTGGATGGACTTTTCTGAGTTTGGAGATATCTATAGTATTAACGATGCGCTGGTGTTTTTCAGAATGTCAGATCAAAATATTTCTAGGGCTGATTATGAGCAAATCACAAAATGGACTGAGACATTTAAGTATTTCAACTTTGTTCTAAAGCATAAGCGAGATTTTCTTCAAAAGGATCAGATCATTAAAGTAATCGATTATCTGGAATGGATGACTTATCAGTATGACATGAATAAGAAGGATCTAATTAACGCTATATTTTGGCAAACCTTGAGATATAAGGGTGGGATCAATCTTGCTAAATTTGTGCGCAGACTATATATAAACCGCTCATGAATAAAAATAAATTAGTCTCCATTCTAATACCTATCTACAATCGTGAACACCTTATTGAACAAACACTTCAATCAATTTCTATTCAAACGTATAAAAACTTTGAATGTATCATCGTGGATGACGGCTCTACTGACGATACTGTTGGTGTGATTTCTGCTTTCGCGAAAGCTGATCCAAGATTTAAAATTTTCATAAGATCAAAGGATCGAACTAAAGGAGCAAATTCATGTAGGAATATCGCTTTTGAGAAGTCACGAGGGGAAATTATAAAGTGGTTTGATAGTGATGACATAATGCTTGAAGATCATTTGCAGCTAGCTACTCATGCACTTGAAGACGAGCAAATAGATTTTGTAGTATCAGAAAGTGAAATTTTTGTTGATGATAAAAAAAAAGGTGCCGCTCCTTTTCATTCCTCTAAAGACGCCTCATTGATAAGCCCGGAAAACTATGCAAAGTTCGTCGTTGGTTGGATTACAAATGACTTTACTTGTAAAAGAAACACCATTCTTAATACGCGTTTTAATGAAAGATTTAGAACTGCTGGAGATGAGTATAACTTCTTCATTAAATACTTGCATAACACAACGGCAGGTGCCTTCATAGATAGAGTGACAACTCTTTATAGGCAACATGACATATCGTTAAGTAGCGATGTTGATGTTGATGAAGTAAAATACCACACTAATATTTGTGAGATAAAATACTTGTGTAGTAACGACATGATTGCTCTGAGTAATTATGAATTAGCAAATTGGTTTATGGACGGTTACATAAATCATGCACATATTTTAATGAGCAAATCCACAAGTATTCCTTTTCTACGATCGGCCTTTAAGGATCTAGAAATAATCAAAACGAGTACACATGCCAATTATTTAAGATTGGCTCAACTTTCGTTTAGAGTTTTTGGAAAGGGTTACTATTTCATTAGAAAAGCCCGCGGCAACTAATAAATTATAACTTGCAGATTTATTTCGCGATTTTCGTTTAATTCATGTCAGATCTAATTTCCATTATAATCCCTAGCTACAATCAATCTTCCTACATGGAGGAAACACTTTCTAGTGTTCAAAATCAAACGTTTAAAAATTGGGAATGTTTGATAATTGATGATGGTAGTACTGACAATACGCGAGAAGTTGCAGCAAGATGGACAGAAAAGGATTCAAGATTCAAGTATTATTTTAAAAAAAATGGCGGTGTAAGTTCTGCAAGAAATGTAGGATTGAATAACGCTTTGGGAGACTTCATACAGTTTTTAGATTGCGATGATATCTTGAAAAAGACAAAATTAGAGGTATCTATAAATGCATTTAATTCTAATCACCTAGTCACTAATATCGTATTGACCGATTTTAAAATGCTCAATCAAGGTAACATAGTCGGTGTTCCATATTGCAATTTGAAAAAAGAGTATTTCAATTTTGAAAGCGTACTTTTTGGCTGGAATTATGATTTTTCTATTCCCATTCATTGTGGACTGTTCAGAAAAGAGGTATTTGAAAAACTACGTTTCTCAGTTGAATTATCAGCTCAAGAAGATTGGCTTTTATGGGTCAAAATATTTAGAGATTACGGCGATGGTTATTTTTTAAATGAAGCATTGGTTTTATATCGCAAGAATGTTGACGGTAGAACGCAATCAGGTAGCTATATTCCGGATCAAATGGCGGTCTTAAAACTTCTCAAGAAGGAATTAAATCATCAGTTGTACGAGAAATTGCTATTTGTTCTGATTGAGCGTTACCTAAGAATCATAGAAGACAGAACTTCGGCATTGAATGGTATAAAGTCAACACGCTCATATCAATTGGGGCGCAAATTGAGAAGAGCTTTCACTAGAATTGGTATCATCAAATATTTTGAAAATCTTCTGCCCTGATGAATGATACTATGCTATCCATTATTATTCCTTATTATAAGATTGATTTCTTTGAAGACACCTTGAAATCATTATCGTTACAGACGGATAAGCGATTTAATGTTTTCATAGGTAATGACGGAAGTCCTGATGATCCATCAGCTTTGATTGAAAAATATCAAAACCACTTTGACCTTGAATACCATAAGTTTGATGAAAACCTGGGTAAATACTCTTTGATAAAACAATGGGAACGATGTATTGATCTAGTTCCTGATACTACTTGGATTCAAATAATTGGAGATGATGATATTTTGGAGCCTACATGTGTAGAAGCTTTTTATGAAAATCTAGATGAAATTAATCGTTCAGGTAGTCAGGTGGTTAGATATGCTACAAGAGTTATAGATGTTAGCAGTGATTTTTTAACTGACTCTTTTACTCATCCAAAAACTGAGACGTCGATTAATTTTTTTATTCGTAAGCTTAATGGTTTGACTCGTAGTTCTCTACCAGAATATGTTTTTAAATTTGAATCTTTCAAGGCCGTTGGCCTACGCGATTTTCCGCTAGCTTGGCATAGTGATGATATTTTGGTTTTAGAGGTTTCAGATTTTGGCAACATCTATACTATTAATGAGGCTAATGTGCTTTTCAGAAGTAGCGGTATCAACATAAGTTCAAAACAGGATAATAATGGGCCTAAGGCCTATGCTTCGTTTGCCTATTACAATCATCTAATCTCCTTGTATTCTAATCGATTTGATAAGAATCAATTGAATTTATTATTGGACAATTGGGAAAGAGCCTTCTACAATATCAAAAGCGTTCCTAAATTTTGGATACAGTTCTCCTCTTATTATTTATCACATGGTTTAGTTTTAAGATATACCAATTTTATTGGCAGATCTTTAAAGAGAACCATTCTCCACAAATTGAAAAATCGCAGTAAAAAATAGATTTATGGTCAAGAATGTTTTAGTGATTGCTCAGGATCTAAGGATTTCTGGAACCAGCGAGGGAATAGTATCACGATCCTTCATAAAGAGATTAAAAATGATCTGGCCTTCGACTCGTGTAGATGTTTTATACACCAGACTTCATGGTGTGAGCGATGAGAAAATAGAATTATTAAATGCAGATAATGTTCAAATAGAGAACGTCAATCGAGATATTCCATCTTATATAAAATGGCTCAATAAGTTTTATTGGAGGTCATTCCATGAATCATTGAAC
This window harbors:
- a CDS encoding protein kinase domain-containing protein, which codes for MDKEYELLSNNTVTHNGKEYSCRTFSLGDVIYKKGTNPICFNENRFLKKLSNCKNFPNVINFEQGIEESSITINFVKGQPLEDEIKGSHYLSHAQICQILGGCLDILMQLARYQIIHRDIRPDNIIISKNKEQYIPVLIDFGWGKYVQEQDVITPSYLGDMQRFPGTLFNDSYSMGYCLIPLKRTEALTELVNKFMMVDPITDKNFNHVTLVLNDLKQDLKHYESKKIQEQFYLWFEFLKKRISESRIGAAYRKSITKEVIHD
- a CDS encoding ABC transporter ATP-binding protein, encoding MSDIILKAENISKQYRLGLIGTGTLSHDLNRWWHLIRGKEDPYLKVGAVNKRSEKASQEYVWALKDINFEVKKGEVLGIIGKNGAGKSTLLKILSRVTSPTTGSIKTKGRIASLLEVGTGFHPELTGRENIYLNGAILGMNKAEISTKIDEIVAFSGCEMYIDTPTKRYSSGMTVRLAFAVAAFLEPDILVVDEVLAVGDAEFQKKAIGKMQDISSGDGRTVLFVSHNMASVQSLCTRGMILENGYVSFSGNIEECVDKYINSSSQTFSRVDLASRDGIEVLDVYIKDFQLLNQESKPVETVTISQPVGFQFVIPSKREIDITSRITIFDSFDQRLLVFDSDHSNDRFYLKPGENVVEASLPAGLELKPGNYYINISIRHTNEYLDSYIRVLEFEIQEEDYFNSKKPISGNLPLVLKKSNWKLS
- a CDS encoding glycosyltransferase family 2 protein produces the protein MNDTMLSIIIPYYKIDFFEDTLKSLSLQTDKRFNVFIGNDGSPDDPSALIEKYQNHFDLEYHKFDENLGKYSLIKQWERCIDLVPDTTWIQIIGDDDILEPTCVEAFYENLDEINRSGSQVVRYATRVIDVSSDFLTDSFTHPKTETSINFFIRKLNGLTRSSLPEYVFKFESFKAVGLRDFPLAWHSDDILVLEVSDFGNIYTINEANVLFRSSGINISSKQDNNGPKAYASFAYYNHLISLYSNRFDKNQLNLLLDNWERAFYNIKSVPKFWIQFSSYYLSHGLVLRYTNFIGRSLKRTILHKLKNRSKK
- a CDS encoding glycosyltransferase family 2 protein translates to MSDLISIIIPSYNQSSYMEETLSSVQNQTFKNWECLIIDDGSTDNTREVAARWTEKDSRFKYYFKKNGGVSSARNVGLNNALGDFIQFLDCDDILKKTKLEVSINAFNSNHLVTNIVLTDFKMLNQGNIVGVPYCNLKKEYFNFESVLFGWNYDFSIPIHCGLFRKEVFEKLRFSVELSAQEDWLLWVKIFRDYGDGYFLNEALVLYRKNVDGRTQSGSYIPDQMAVLKLLKKELNHQLYEKLLFVLIERYLRIIEDRTSALNGIKSTRSYQLGRKLRRAFTRIGIIKYFENLLP
- a CDS encoding glycosyltransferase family 2 protein, translating into MNKNKLVSILIPIYNREHLIEQTLQSISIQTYKNFECIIVDDGSTDDTVGVISAFAKADPRFKIFIRSKDRTKGANSCRNIAFEKSRGEIIKWFDSDDIMLEDHLQLATHALEDEQIDFVVSESEIFVDDKKKGAAPFHSSKDASLISPENYAKFVVGWITNDFTCKRNTILNTRFNERFRTAGDEYNFFIKYLHNTTAGAFIDRVTTLYRQHDISLSSDVDVDEVKYHTNICEIKYLCSNDMIALSNYELANWFMDGYINHAHILMSKSTSIPFLRSAFKDLEIIKTSTHANYLRLAQLSFRVFGKGYYFIRKARGN
- a CDS encoding glycosyltransferase family 2 protein; its protein translation is MIKEDTSEKMEHALAIVIPYYKKDFFNECLNSLKNQTNKDFNLYVGDDASPDDPIEVLKQFKDDLDVKYVRFDNNLGSISLTSQWMRCLTMTLDEPWIMILCDDDLLSPTVVDQFYFHRQQIEKHNIQVVKYATQVIDGKGEPISKVYKHPRIQPYSRVFEERFFKDGRSSLSEHMFTRGAYEKHGFRDVPLAWHADDYAWMDFSEFGDIYSINDALVFFRMSDQNISRADYEQITKWTETFKYFNFVLKHKRDFLQKDQIIKVIDYLEWMTYQYDMNKKDLINAIFWQTLRYKGGINLAKFVRRLYINRS